A window of the bacterium genome harbors these coding sequences:
- a CDS encoding shikimate kinase (catalyzes the formation of shikimate 3-phosphate from shikimate in aromatic amino acid biosynthesis): protein MRGRRPRRTEPPPRVRRIVLVGFMASGKSTVGRRLAGILGWDFLDFDEEIERRTGLPIPDIFRRMGEPAFRALEAELTAEYGHLDHIVLAPGGGWITQPGSLERLAPGTLVVWLRVSPEEAVRRAMRDRIHRPLLAGPDPLARARLLLSERESFYRQADVAVDVDGRDPDEVAAEIAGIARHYGARNPAGYEDDWDG, encoded by the coding sequence GTGCGTGGGCGCCGTCCGCGGCGGACTGAACCCCCGCCGCGGGTCCGCCGGATCGTGCTCGTCGGCTTCATGGCCTCCGGCAAGTCCACCGTCGGCCGGCGGCTCGCAGGCATCCTCGGCTGGGACTTCCTCGACTTCGACGAGGAGATCGAGCGACGGACCGGCCTTCCCATCCCGGATATATTCCGGCGCATGGGCGAGCCGGCGTTCCGGGCGCTCGAGGCCGAACTGACGGCCGAGTACGGCCACCTGGACCACATCGTGCTCGCGCCCGGCGGCGGCTGGATCACGCAGCCCGGGTCGCTCGAACGCCTCGCGCCCGGGACGCTGGTGGTCTGGCTGCGGGTGTCACCCGAGGAAGCCGTCCGCCGCGCCATGCGCGACCGGATCCACCGACCGCTGCTCGCGGGGCCGGACCCGCTGGCGCGGGCCCGCCTCCTGCTGTCCGAGCGCGAGTCGTTCTACCGCCAGGCCGACGTGGCTGTGGACGTGGACGGCCGCGACCCCGACGAGGTCGCGGCGGAGATCGCCGGGATCGCGCGCCACTACGGTGCACGGAACCCCGCCGGGTACGAGGACGACTGGGATGGCTGA